In the genome of Arabidopsis thaliana chromosome 4, partial sequence, the window TCATGACCTTtgggtttatatatatgcaaaccATGCAAAGACTTTAAACTGGGACAAATAtggctatatatatgtaagggcaaaaaaacacaaaagagagaCGACaatttagagaaaacaaattaatgttAACCTCAAGGACATGGATCATCTCTTCAGGCTTAGTCGGAGCCATATCACTGATGCTTCGATCGGTTTTTAACTTCTCCTTCACCGGAGCTCGCTTCCTTCTCCCTACTAATTTACACCCTATTTTCATCATCAACGGCATCATCTTTGCCCTCGCAGCCTCTACTTCACTCTTCGGAAACGGACCAGACTCTCCGGCCACAAACCATCACCATGATGATGATACGTATGATTACGAACAGGACCATCATCACGACCATGATCGTGACCGTTCTTCTAATAACTCATCCACTTCTTCGTTtgatcaaaacaataataaggTTCAcgagaaagaaaattttccaGTGAGATCAGAGAGTGGAGGATCTTATGGGGTTTCTTCTCCGGAGGTTCGTTTTTTTCCAACGGCGCCGGAGAAGCCCGTCGGTCTCCGACGTCCACCTACTGTTCCTGTAAAGACTTTTCCACAAGGTATCTATCTATTACGTGCCGTCTCAAAATCTTTGTAGAGTCCTCAGCAAAATcctttattaaaattatattgatattttaatttatatgtatatccacaattttcttatagagaattatttttgaatcgtatttttgttccaaagtttcagtttttgttttttttaatttttttggtcaaacttTAAAGATATAACCCAAACTTGTATTGAAAGTGGaattttaagagatttgtATAGAATTTATAAATCCTATGttatttaaacataaattttaaaaagtttcataaaaTTCAGTGTTATTGAactaataatttcaaaatccaCCTGAAAATCCACtgttattgaaaacaatttgtggatttgaatttaatgattttggaggatttgagaggattttcttagttaaaaatacagaaatccAAATCTCATAGTTTTGGGTGAGATTTGAatg includes:
- a CDS encoding serine/arginine repetitive matrix-like protein (DUF761) (Protein of unknown function (DUF761); FUNCTIONS IN: molecular_function unknown; INVOLVED IN: biological_process unknown; LOCATED IN: endomembrane system; CONTAINS InterPro DOMAIN/s: Protein of unknown function DUF761, plant (InterPro:IPR008480); BEST Arabidopsis thaliana protein match is: Protein of unknown function (DUF761) (TAIR:AT1G61260.1); Has 30201 Blast hits to 17322 proteins in 780 species: Archae - 12; Bacteria - 1396; Metazoa - 17338; Fungi - 3422; Plants - 5037; Viruses - 0; Other Eukaryotes - 2996 (source: NCBI BLink).) translates to MLTSRTWIISSGLVGAISLMLRSVFNFSFTGARFLLPTNLHPIFIINGIIFALAASTSLFGNGPDSPATNHHHDDDTYDYEQDHHHDHDRDRSSNNSSTSSFDQNNNKVHEKENFPVRSESGGSYGVSSPEVRFFPTAPEKPVGLRRPPTVPVKTFPQDNTSGDESETMEEMWERVKAEKQPKKPNSLQDHVISRGDTKMSTSSWPLPSRSPSRARRPTPSLSSLSPSSSRARRPPSSPARPGKKLMERIPSWVKLKKELSMGREELNSRVEAFITKFKDEMKLQRLESVRRYKSFRGHNDEK